In Cryptomeria japonica chromosome 1, Sugi_1.0, whole genome shotgun sequence, the sequence ACATCTTATAGTTACGTTAAAGCTATCCTACATGAGTTGCGACTCGCCTTATTGCAGTGAGGGGTACTTGAACTCGGTTAGGCAGCACTCTAAATCATTATTCTCCTACATCGCTTCAAATGCCTAAGATTTGGCAAAATGCCCTTTGATATTTCTATGATGAATCTAATTGCATCTTTTATTTTGGTTTCTGGTTTTTAACATTTATTTCTGGGTGGAGCTTAAAGCTTTAAAATTGAAGGTTTTGATCTGCTTGATGAATAGCAATGATATACTCTTCGTTTCTAGTGCTGTAGAGATTGACTGTTTTGAAGAGTTTGGCCACGTTTCCAAAACTTTAAAAGCATGGTCTTTGCATTGTTTCCGGTGCTTTTAGAGGCATTTTCAATGAAGTTATACTATATTATGTAAAAATCTGTGTTTAGGACACAATTTTCTGCGCTTGCGATTCTTCACTATAGTTTCAATAGATTCTGTTGATTCTTCGTGATGGTTTCGTTAGAAATTTTATTAGGGCTTTCGAGTTGATTTTCAATTTTCAGGGATTTGAAATTCTGGAAGCCTTTAAAAGAAAACATTTACAGCGTTCTATTTTGTCTTTTCTGTGAATATTGGAACTGTGTCAAGATTTAAGTACGTAATTTAAAGTTTTGTTTTAAGGGTACTGGATTTCTTTTCCATTACAGGGGACATTGAGAAAATTGGGATTTTTGGGCTGTGACAGGCAGGATTTAAATTCAAGTCAATCTGGATTATCAGAAAGCGGATACCACAAATATTCAGTGACCCTAATGACAGTGGCTGCAGTAGAAATAATTCCAAGTAACAATGAAGTTTATGAAACTGGGAGCGAAACCGGAAGCCTTCTATACAGCAGAAAATTTCAGGTAAAACTAAACGCTACTTTTTGGGATTTCACGTGTTACATTAAAATGCCAATTATCATGTACATTCATCTGTCTTATAAATTTGTGTACGCCTTCTCATTATTGTTTCTCAGTATAGTTTTCAATTTTCTGTCTTTGCCCATTGCGCAATTGGGTAGGATGGACCCTCCTTTTAGGAACCCGTAGGTGAGAATACATGCTTTCACTAACCAAAGGATCGCAGTGATTATTACTGCAATCAGGTATAAGCTCCATTTCATTTGAGATTCCCTGCCTCTGGTGAGTAGTGTGTACCACTGGAGGAAAATTTATCTCCGGTCAATCACAAACTCTAGCGTCCTACTAAGCGTGAGTTAGCATTTATGTTCTCACGAGCTCCAAAATCAAAATCAGAGTTTAAAAATCATAAATCTGTTCCTCTAGATAATAGACTATCAATAGGTAAAACATAAAATCATTATCCGTAATTTTCAATGCCCATGGATGGATAGTGAAGGAGTATAATATCTGATCGGAATTCGCTAAAATTCTGTCCTAATATTTTTCAATATACAGTATGATCGATGTTAAAAGATCATATTAAGCATGAGTTAGCATTTAAGGTCTCACCagcccaaaaccaaaaccaaaattgaaAAATCACAAGTCCGTGCCTTTAGATACAGACTCTCAATAGGTAAAACAGAAAGCCATTTCATGGCGATGGATGGATGGTGGGAGGATATAATATCTCGACGGGAATTCGATAAGAGGAATTTTGTCCTTAGATTTGTTGATATATAGTACGATCAAAGTTAAAAGATCTAGTAACTAAAGAAATTCTTGCTTCCTTGATACAGGTCTGTATATTCAGAAGTGTCGAGTGATTTTGAAATACAAGTAAATGGAACAAAGTATTTGCTACACAAGGTAAGAACATTCATCTTTTTTTTCTTCAATTCTGCACAGGTTTTGTAACCAGGTAGGATTGTAGCTGTTGATACAAGTTCTTATATATTTCATCTATTCTTGTTTGTAGTTTCCTCTGCTTTCCAAGTGTGGTCTATTGCAGAGGTTAGCTGCTGAAGCTTGTGATTCAGACAAGGGCATAATTGAGCTTACAGATTTTCCAGGGGGTCTAGAGATATTTGAGTTATGTGCCAAGTTTTGCTATGGGATCATTGTCACTGTCAGCGCCCATAATGTGGTTGCAGTCCGATGTGCTGCAGAGTATCTTCAGATGACCGAGGCAATAGAGAAGGGTAATCTTATATACAAACTAGAGGTCTTCCTTAATTCGTGCATCCTTCATGGTTGGAAAGATTCAATCACAACATTGCAGAAAACTAAATCTTTCTTACCCTTGTCCGAGGATCTCAAAATTGTCAGTAGGTGTATTGATGCAATTGCATGCAAGGCAATGGTGGATCCATCTAGGGTAACTTGGTCATACAACTATGCTAGAGGTCACAGAGATCATAAGGGATGTGAGCATGCTTCAAGCCCTTCACTAAATGAACTTCCTAGTCGGAGATATCACTCTGTTCCAAAAGATTGGTGGGTGGAAGACATTTCAGAGTTAGAGATAGACCTGTATTGGAGAGTAATGTTGGCCATTAAATCCACTGGGAAGATTTCTTCTTTGCTTATTGGAGAAGCTTTACGAGTGTATGTGTCCCGTTGGTTGCCTGGAATGTCAAAAGAGAAGGGGAACACAAGGGGAAATTCTAGTGACAAACAGCCAGAGATCACTTCGAGACACAGGCTTCTTTTGGAGTCAATTGTAAGCTTGTTGCCACCAGAAAAGTGTTCAACTTCATGTAGGTTTTTGTTGAAGCTGCTTAAGGCAGCAACGATTCTAGGTGTTTCACCTTCTTCAAAGATGGAGCTAGCTAGACGAGTGGGATTGCAGCTGGAAGATGCCTCTGTGAATGATCTTCTTATTCCGTCCCTTTCCTATGCCAAAGAAACcctttatgatattgatctggtacaAACAATCTTAGAACACTTCTTGATGCAGTCTCAGAGCCCTCCAACAAGCCCAGTACACAACAGACATAAATATGAAACAAGGAGATCACGGTCAGCTGAAAATCTTGATTTTGCAGAGAGCAGGAGATCATCTTCTGCAGCGCATAGCTCAAAGCTTAAGGTTGCCAAGCTGATTGATGCATATTTGGCAGAGATTGCTCGAGATGAAAATCTGTCAATTTCTAGATTCATCTCTCTTGCAGAAGCTATACCAGATTTTGCACGCCCTATTCATGATGACTTGTACACAGCAATTGACATATACCTCAAGGTACAAAAACTTAGATAATTTTAGTTGTCGTAGTCTACACTATGAAGGGTCTTCCAAGCAAATCTTAGATGTAATTGTATGTTTGGTTTTGGTATTTTATGTTGACAATCTTGAGTGCAAACAATTTTTTGCAGGAACATCCTGGCCTGAGCAAAAGTGACAGAAAATGTCTCTGTCGGCTTCTAGATTGTAAAAAGCTATCAATGGAGGCTTGTATGCATGCTGCTCAGAATGAACTCTTGCCCCTTAGGCTTGTAGTACAGGTGCTCTTTGTTGAGCAGGTCAGGGCAGCCATGGCAGGTGGCCTGGTGCATGAGTTACCAAATAATATAAAAGCTTTGCTATCCAGTCAAGAAGAGGACTCTCAAGAAGTTCCAGAGTCTAGCACATTCGAAAATGTATGGGATGCTGCAAGTCATACTGCAAAGTCCCCAAAAGGAAGAGATACAATGACATTGAAGATGCAACTAGAAGAGGCAGACAACGAAGCTCCAGAGATACGACAGGAAGGCCCAAAGAACTCTAAGTTGAAAACCATCTACAGTCTTCCTTCCAAGCATAGGAAATTTTTCAGTAAGCTATGGTCCAGCAACAAGAGTGTTAGTGAAAAGTTATGACTGCTGAAGCTGGTTCTTTGCTTCTATGCAACAATAGTTTTCACAAATTACCAAGGAAACGAGGTGGAGTGGTGCCGTGATGTTGTCCAAGAGTTGATGTATTTACTTGAATCCTTTGTATTCTATATCCTCAAAAGTGGAAATGAGCGATTCTTTTTCCTTAAAAGTAGAAGTGTGTTGTGTCATTACTTTTACTCACAAATTGTATCGTAAGGTTCGATAAACAGACACTGCTTATTTGGCTAGGTCTCTGTTATTCTAGCCAGTGCAAGCAAAGCATAAGGCTAATTCAgaaattgctcttgtttgtttctGTAACATCTACTTTTAGGCATTACAATGTTAATGGCCAGAGCTAATGCTTCTGCTATGAGATGAGATGAGAAGACTTTTAACGTTCTTTAGGCCAAATTGGTCTTTAGGACTTATCACAATGTATCTAGTTGCTTAGATGCTGGTTCTTAAGGAGTCCACTTTTAAAATTGCAACTTAATGTCCAAACTTCAAGAAAAGAATGTTGGGATGTATTTTTATGGTTGAGCAAATGAATTTGTATTGTCTATCGAAAATCTATGAAGCTGGTATGGTTGTCTTGGACAAGGTAATGAATAGTCAAATTGTTTGTGTAAATTTACAAGCATTATTTCCTACAAAGGGGAGTTAAATATTCTAAGTTTTCCGACCTTTATTGTTTCATTTCAAGTTACCATCTTACCACTCGACTGTAGGGTGGATAGCAGTTTTCTTTACTGATAAATGGCCTTTTGTTGTTTTAGTGAATCTTGGCATCCCAATTTTCTTTACTGAGTATGTTGTTACAGTGTGTGCAACCATCTTACCACCAGGTCGTCTAGCAGTTCTTTTACAATTATTATAATACTAAATAGGGCTTTGGAGATGGAATGGACTATCATAATTTGCACACCCATCTTACAACTAGACCATAGGTCAAACAACAGGCTTTTTGAATTGGTAAAAGCACTATGTTAGATAGATTGGGTTGTTATAGTCTGTTCACCCCATCTTAGAACTATACCATAGGCCAACTAGCAGGTTTTCTTTTTCATCGGTAGGTCGCCATCTGTTGACCATGGAATACTAGATTGGTGCAACCATGCACCTAGTTTTTCCACTAGACCATTGTGAACTAGCAGGTTTTGTTTTGATCAGCAAAATGGCCCTTTGCAGACCCCAATGGACTGATGATTTGTGCAATCCATCCTACAGTACCGTATACCAACTAACATGTTTTCTTTGATTTCCAAATGACCATGTATGGATGAAGTGGACTGTTACAATGTACACATCCTGTCTCACTACTAAAGCATAGGGCAATTAGCAATTTTTTTCAATATGTGATAGATCCATTGCTTATTGAGAGTATTATTACAACCTGTGCGTCCTATATCAGAGCTAGACCATAGGCCGGCTTCCAGGCTTCTGTTGTTTATAAATGGCCTTTGGTTTATGGAATTTCCATTGTCTATCCAGGGAGTAGAATGCACCCTGACTAAACTGTTTTTTGTATTGATTAATTAGATTGAAAATCAGAATAAAGTTGTAttctgattttcaatttaattaataaatggaAAAAAAGTACTGTCAAGGTGCATTCTGTTCCCTGCATAGACGATGCCACCCATGGAATTGAATTTTAGAAGCCTTACAATGCATTTCAGTACTAAACCATAGGCGTACTACCGGGGTTTGTCTTCTTTGTAAGTGGTCCTTAGTTTATGGAGAGGACTGTTACACTTTGTACACCCAATCTTGCCACTAGACTATAGGCTAACCAGAAGTTGTTTTTCTGTAGGCAGATGGGGTATTTAATGCTTTATTGATGGAATTTACTGTTAAAATCAATGCATCCCATCCTACCACTAGAACATATAGGCCAACTATCaggtattttttaaatttataatgtgGGGTGTAAGTATGGTCTGTTCATTGAGAGGACAATAGAAGGCATGTCCATTCCAGTCACGGGCCACCTTGATGCGATTTGAACCCAGGTTAATTGCATCTCAATTTTGTTAGATCAAAATCCAGAGTCCAAAACCAATATAACAAGACTCCTAGAGAAGCTTTCTGATTAAAATTTACAATTGATCATCAGAACGCAGATATATGATTACAAAAATTTTGGTTAAAAAATTTGATCGAGGGTCCTTTTGGGAAGATTCATTTGGgccaagtaagttgttaagaatcaCCTAAAACAACAGATAAACGATTAACAACATATTTCCTTTAAGAATTATAAACCATTAGCTGCACAA encodes:
- the LOC131030326 gene encoding BTB/POZ domain-containing protein At1g67900 is translated as MKFMKLGAKPEAFYTAENFRSVYSEVSSDFEIQVNGTKYLLHKFPLLSKCGLLQRLAAEACDSDKGIIELTDFPGGLEIFELCAKFCYGIIVTVSAHNVVAVRCAAEYLQMTEAIEKGNLIYKLEVFLNSCILHGWKDSITTLQKTKSFLPLSEDLKIVSRCIDAIACKAMVDPSRVTWSYNYARGHRDHKGCEHASSPSLNELPSRRYHSVPKDWWVEDISELEIDLYWRVMLAIKSTGKISSLLIGEALRVYVSRWLPGMSKEKGNTRGNSSDKQPEITSRHRLLLESIVSLLPPEKCSTSCRFLLKLLKAATILGVSPSSKMELARRVGLQLEDASVNDLLIPSLSYAKETLYDIDLVQTILEHFLMQSQSPPTSPVHNRHKYETRRSRSAENLDFAESRRSSSAAHSSKLKVAKLIDAYLAEIARDENLSISRFISLAEAIPDFARPIHDDLYTAIDIYLKEHPGLSKSDRKCLCRLLDCKKLSMEACMHAAQNELLPLRLVVQVLFVEQVRAAMAGGLVHELPNNIKALLSSQEEDSQEVPESSTFENVWDAASHTAKSPKGRDTMTLKMQLEEADNEAPEIRQEGPKNSKLKTIYSLPSKHRKFFSKLWSSNKSVSEKL